In Malus sylvestris chromosome 15, drMalSylv7.2, whole genome shotgun sequence, a single genomic region encodes these proteins:
- the LOC126603811 gene encoding malate dehydrogenase, glyoxysomal-like has protein sequence MQQHPSSEVNANQRIARISAHLDPPNLQMENAATVNRLNCRAKGGTAGYKVAILGAAGGIGQPLAMLMKMNPLVSVLHLYDVVNTPGVTSDISHMDTGAVVRGFLGQQQLDEALTGMELVIIPAGVPRKPGMTRDDLFNINAGIVKTISEAIARCCPYAIVNVISNPVNSTVPIAAEVLKKAGTFDPKKLLGVTMLDVVRANTFVAEVLGLDPRDVGVPVVGGHAGVTILPLLSQVKPPCSFTPKEVDDLTYRIQNGGTEVVEAKAGAGSATLSMAYAAVKFADACLRGLRGDAGVVECAFVASQVTELPFFASKVRLGRTGAEEIYPLGPLNEYERAGLEKAKRELATSIQKGVSFVRK, from the exons ATGCAGCAGCATCCTAGCTCAGAAGTAAACGCGAATCAACGGATTGCTAGAATCTCCGCCCATCTGGACCCTCCAAATCTCCAGATGGAGAACGCTGCCACTGTTAACCGCTTGAATTGCCGCGCCAAAGGTGGTACCGCTGGTTACAAAGTAGCCATACTCGGAGCAGCCGGCGGCATAGGCCAGCCTCTCGCCATGTTGATGAAGATGAACCCTTTGGTCTCCGTTCTCCACCTATACGACGTCGTCAACACCCCCGGCGTTACCTCCGATATTAGCCACATGGACACCGGCGCCGTC GTGCGCGGGTTTTTGGGGCAGCAGCAGCTGGACGAAGCGCTGACCGGAATGGAACTGGTGATCATCCCGGCCGGCGTGCCTCGAAAACCCGGAATGACAAGGGACGATTTGTTTAACATCAATGCCGGAATTGTCAAGACGATCAGCGAAGCAATCGCCAGGTGCTGTCCGTACGCCATTGTTAACGTGATTAGCAACCCTGTGAACTCCACTGTTCCCATTGCTGCTGAAGTTTTAAAAAAAGCCGGTACCTTTGACCCTAAGAAACTGTTGGGAGTTACCATGCTTGATGTTGTTAGAGCCAATACTTTTGTG GCAGAGGTTTTGGGACTTGATCCTAGGGATGTCGGTGTTCCCGTTGTTGGGGGTCATGCAGGGGTTACAATTTTGCCTCTTCTGTCTCAG GTTAAGCCTCCATGTTCTTTCACCCCGAAAGAAGTTGATGATCTAACATATCGCATTCAGAATGGTGGGACTGAGGTTGTGGAG GCAAAAGCTGGAGCTGGTTCTGCAACATTATCAATG gcATATGCTGCTGTTAAATTTGCAGATGCATGCCTCCGAGGCTTGCGAGGAGATGCTGGCGTAGTCGAATGTGCATTTGTGGCTTCTCAG GTTACTGAACTTCCCTTCTTTGCATCCAAGGTACGGCTTGGCCGTACTGGAGCTGAGGAAATATACCCTCTTGGTCCCCTGAATGAGTATGAGAG GGCCGGCTTGGAGAAGGCAAAGAGAGAACTAGCAACAAGCATTCAGAAGGGGGTTTCTTTCGTCAGAAAATGA